acaaaagacaaataaataatccATAGCGCCAATATATGCacacttgcatgtgcacacacacacgggggggggggcactcaaATCAGCTTAAGCTTCTAAAGGAATGATCACCATTCTCATGTGCAGCTGACCAGAGCCCATTCATGAGTTTATATCAAACACAATCCCGGTCCACACGACACTGTCTCCAATGTGTACACTGCTTGGGCGTCTggtcaacaacaaaacaaaagggaacgCCACTTTGTGACACTGCCTTCAGACGTAATGTCACTTAGGAGGCAGGGCTATTGTCTGTGACTTATGTGAGCACTGGATTGGGACAAGTGTCAGCGTAATGAGTAAGGGAAAGACAGAGGCTGAGTTTTAGGGGATGTACTGTTAAGTCACCTTCTGCTAGTCACTGTGGAGTGTAAGGGAGCGTCCTGACACAGTGCAGaatgaactcaagtcctctggaagatcagcaggAGCTCTTTACCACTaaaacatctctctagccccataactgcttttctttataagatacCTAGTCTTCAGTATTATAATGTAGTGAGGTGAAACGGACTTACATGATACATTTTAATCTAGAAGACATTTCTAGCTTTATATCCGCCTACCTGCACATTTAAATCTTACCACTTTTCATGTGCTAGCCCCATCTCTGCTTACAGCTTCCAACCCAGAATCTCACCCTTCCTTCATTTGCCTTTGAGCCACTGAATATACACATTTGCCCTTGCTGTGCATTGGTTTTCACTGTCTCCCTGTCTCAGGcctgcagtctgtctgtctcccgaTGACTTGAGTACACAGAAAACTTCCTCTCGTATTACCCACtcatctcttcctgcctctctcaggAGCCTGCTTTAAGAACTTAAATActgaccgggcgtggtggtgcacgcctttaatcccagcacttgggaggcagaggcaggcggatttctgagttcgaggccagcctggtctacaaagtgagttccaggactgccaaggctatatagagaaaccctgtctcgaaaaacaaacaaacaaacaaaaacaaaaacaaaaaaaaaagaacttaaataCTTGTGTTTCACCAGCTTATTTCAAATCACTCACTCATTTGTATATCCAAATGAActaaaaatatctagaaaaacaGTTGAATGGGACCAAGAACAGTGGCTCCCAACCTATATCTCTACTCCTTTGagggggtcgcatatcagatatttatattacaatttataacagtagcaaagctacacagttatgaagtagcaacaaaaataacttttttgttaccacaccatgaggaactgtatctaAGGGtcatagcatcaggaaggttAAGCTCACTGCCCTAGAGCAAGAGCGTACACCTAAAGCATTCAAAATTGCAACTTTATGTTATAAAACAAGAGCGACACAATTCAACAAAGGGTGACAGAAAACCACAGAGCTCTGAGAAGAAGTGGAAACAGGACACAGCCAGGGCAGTGCTTCTCCTGTGGTGTGGAAGGAAGGGAGCTACCAGGCCCCAGAGTAATCATGGACATCAACTGTGAGGGCTAGGACTCACAGGTCTCCATGTCCTGCAGAGCATGTTCCTTGCGCATGAGACTGCCACACACATGTTTGACCTCACATAATTGTTCTGCCCATTAGCCTGTTCCTCAGACAGGAGAAGAAACTCAACTCTGAGCTCTCCTTTCTAAGTCCTGGGTCAACAAAGAATTTGCTGTTTCTGTCTTTTGAGCAAGGCTCACTCTGTAACCCTAGGCTTTAAAATCAGAATCCTCCTGTTGCAGCTTCCTCGGTAATGAAATTACAATCACAGTGTCCATGGCcccagctatctatctatctatctatctatctatctctatatctatatatattatatatatatatatatatatatatatatatatatattcatcttttGATATGAACAAGACCCCATCTAAAATAGTGGCAAATATGATTATTTGGTTGATTGTGTGGCAAGAACGGGAAGACCCGGGGAAACGATTCAACAGTGTAGGCCAGGTGTTTTAAGCACAACTAGGCTTATCCATCTTGGTTTTAGTCTGAGTTACTCTAAGTCTTGAGTGTGCGTTAGAGTGCCACAGCTTTAGCGAGATTGTAGAAGATCTAGAGGCAGAGCTAGGAACATagagagctcagtggtagtgAATGGGCTTAATGTGCGTGAGCCCTAAGTTCAGGTCCAGCATCACCTAAAGAAAACCCAGCGGCGAcgtgtgcttacacacacacatagaatacatatagtaaaattatatataatttaaaaggaaactaTTTGGTTATAGTGACAAAAGCGAACTAAAGTAAGaactttgttttctattaaaaacCTTACAAAGGACTTTTACCCACAAAATCATTATGTGTAGAATCTATTTGTATAACATATGGCACTGTTTCCATTCTACTAGAATAGATGTTTATCTGATACACTGTATATATGTCAAACTGTACATTTGTGTTGCTTACAACACAAGTAAACATTGTTACTTATTCAGAATTACGTTTGTACTATATTTTCAAAAGggtatttttattgttgaattctttcagcttttttttttcaatttttttttttttttaatttttttgaggcaaggtttctctgtgcagctctggctgtcctggaactcactttgtagaccaggctggcctcgaactcagaaatctgcctgcctctgtctcccaagtgctgggattaaaggcgtacaccaccattgcctggccagCTATTATATTTTTTAGTTCATAAGCTCATAAGCCAGAAATACTGTATCGTTTTATGAGTTCCATCCTGCGTGGCTGagaccctcatgttgtggtgacccacaaccatacaattacttttgttgcttcttcatagctgtaattttgctgctggtATGAACTGTGATGTATCTAATATGCAGACTATCCAATATGTTATCCCAGTGACACGGAGTAGTATGACTCATGCAAggcatgaccccccccccccggaaactGGCCCCCTGTGGTTTAACTCAGGCTCCCTGTTCCTCTCACTGCCTCCCAGAAGTCTTGTCACAGGAAATTCATGTATCCCTCCATTAGGCCAGAGCACTTGGGGGGCTGCCTCTGAGAACCCAGGGGCGTGGCTGACGACCCTCCTGAGGCTCTGCTCTGCTGTTCCCTTCTTCCTGCTGATCTGTTTGTTCTTATTTAAAGACACAGAtttactatttacttatttactttgtgcttattatgtgtacatgtctgtgtctgtgtgtatgcaccacaCGTGTGCACCCAAATATTTGAATTTGGCCACACGCCTTtgggacaggaaagaaaggagacaaataCAGTAATCCAATTTTGCTGTTACAGAATCTGTAAAATTATAGAGCTGGCAATAGTAAGTCTAGAATATAGAGAATCACATGCCATTTCATTTCAAAACAGTAAGTATTACAaacagaggcaaatggatggattttctTGGAAGGCTTTTCTGGCCATAGTAGATACTAAATTTCAAGAATGTTTAGGCAGTGAAGCAAGGCTCCTCCCACTCTCCAATGAGTCAATCACAGGGTTAGCTAGGCAGTAGAGCGATGCCTGGCATGGGCAAGGTGCTGAGTCTGATTCGCAGCATTGCCAAAAGATGACAGAGGCGATGtcagggggggggggcagagaaatgGCACAGTGCTGgtgcaggggacctgagttcaacacccAGAGCCCTCACCAGTACCAGGTTTTCTACCACTGCTGCCCTCCTTGGTACCTGCATTCGCATGCACACACCCTAATATGGTCACACACTCATACCCAAAAGTATACAcgataaaataaaccttaaaagttAACGTCAAAGGAGGATGGAGCCTGTCTTATGGAAATGtctaagaatttcttttttaaatctaaacTACAAAGGGATCATATCTTTTGTTTTCACCTGAAAACAGGCTAGGTTGTCAaactctaataaaaattttatgaagaaaaaaaagattataaagtaACTGAACCAATCATGTGTGTTCAAATGACGCTGCATAACATAAGGTTTGAAAGCAATGTTCCAACTGAGAATAGGAAATCATAAAACTTGTCAAAAGAGCCTTTAAACAAAAAGCTGACCAGAAACTTCAGAACTGAAGTTTAAGCAAAATTGTAAGTTGGGAGACTGCTGAATGTAGtacaggaggggctggggagatggctctggctaatagcactggctgctcttcctcagGACTTGAGTTCTAGTCTTAGCACCCACAGCTACTCATAACTCCAACTCTAGGGCATTTGACATATGCACTTgggacacatacatgcaggcaaaacatttgtatacataaaattaactaactaattaattaaaaatttgtatGTAACACAGTAGTTGAAGAAAGCATTAGTAAGGGAGAAATcaagaatgaaatataaaaagatagaaatgggccagagagatggctcagtggttaagggcattggCTAAGCTAGCAAAGggcctggtttgattcccagcacccacagggtgacTTGCAACCATTTGTaagtccagtcccaggggatctgacaccctcttctggcttccatgggcatcaggcacacatgtattACACAGACTaaacactcattaaaaaaaaaaaaaagataaaaacaaaaatataaaaaagtctACAGTTTGCACTTAACTGGCACCTTAGAGAGAGGGAGGACGCGACAAAGGCAACAGCAGAGGAGTTTCTAAAAGCTGATGGAACATTATTCCACAGATTTAGGAAAAGGATTCCTAGCATTGCTGGTCACTGTGGTCCACGCCATGCAATCTCCGCATTCAGGAGGTGCAGATAAGCGATCACCAAGAGTTTAGGTCCAACCTGGTCTGCATGGCAAGTTCCACCCAACCAGTGCATTCTGgtctggccagatggctcagtgggtaaaggtgcctgtggCCACACTCAAGGACTTGAGGTCAATCCCTGGTACCCatgaggaaaaaggagaaaagccacTCTTCCAGATGTTCTTTCACCCGGAGAGCATGCTGCCCTGCTGCCCCATTGCCCCGCTGCCCCGCTGCCCCGCTGCCCTGCTCATTGATCTAAACAAAAACTCCTAGCGAGGTAAAACTAAGCCCGCATGTAGATATGCTAAAGTGAGTGTAGGGAACATCACATACTAAAAGTTTTAGGACCATctagaaaggaaaatatgaatcACATGCCAAGCAATGAGATCGAAAGGTAACTTTCTCTACAGCAACAGACCATTTAAATATGCCCAAGCCTGTCTGCTGCAAGCAAGTTTGGTTTACCTTGGAAAATAGGTGTGATTTACCTGTGGTCATCTTAGAAGAAGCACAGGGAGAAAATGTGTTGCTGAGATACATCAcaagaagccaggtggtggtgcacacctttgatcccagcattcacgaggcagaggcaggtggatctctgagttcaaggccagcctggtctacagaatgagttccaggtcagccaaggctacacagagaaaccctatcttgaaaaaccatgttaaaaaaaaaaatcaaaatgaatttcTACCATTAttgtttggggagggggagaatacAAACTAACCATGCTGAAGTAGCACTATACCACTCAATGGATAGAATTTAGAAGACCCAAATATGAAGTATAGGAAAGGATAAAAAACAgtgggctggtgggatggctcagcaggtaaaggtgattgccaccaagcttgatgacctgagttcaagccccggCCCAGAACTCAGagtggaaggggagaaaagatcCCTACAATTTGTGCTCTGACCTCCGCACACATACTATGGCACCAACAACAGAGAAGGTCTCTAGGAGTATTAAGGGGTTAATTATAGATAGCTTACCCTGATGCAAGCATCTTTCCATCATGGGAAAAAGCACAAGCCAGAACAGGGGCGCAATGCCCACTTAgtgtgcttttatattttaattcaaagcCTGTAATTAACAAGGTGAGAGAAATTAGTAAGCTGATTATGCCTATAGTTTAAGTCAATACTATTTCATTAATACACTTAATAACGTgagtaacaaaaaaaaagcataaaactcTTCATGCAGCTTTGGTATCCATTCAGATAAGCAGataatataatatagttttatgagaaatttttttaaaattcaatgaaaactgGGTATGTAGCCCTATGTCCAACACACACACGCTCCAACAATAATTTTTTATAACCCATTAAATCCGATCAGTGCTGCCAATGACAGCTTAATTTAAATGATATACTCTGCAAAAACTAGGCTGAAACAATTTTATAATAACCAAGATTTTTAAACATGTGAAGTGTGTGCAATTTATCTGCCAGATAAGTTAAAGATAGGCTGGCCAACTGCCTAAAAGCCTTAAAAATACCACATGCTTATATTTTGTAAAACCTGACACTACCAAGCATTTTGTCTTCGGTACATATGTCACTTGTAATTTACACATTCTACAAATCCACAATATCTATAGAACTCTTAGAAAGCAACtatagctggacagtggtggcacacacccttagtcccagcccccagagcagaggcaggcagatctctgtgactttgaggccagccttccccactgagaaacctgtctcaaaacaaacaaacaaaagaaagtacaAACATAAAATCCTTTTTATGGTTTTTACAATtactaaaaaataaacacaactcTCTTTAAAGTAAACACACAGAACTCAGTGTGTACTGATGCCAACATATAGGAATAGCTGTAAGAGGCTATGGGGTATGGGTGACATCTGTGCTGAAGGGCCAGTTGTGGCCAAAGACATCCAACATTTACCCAGACAGGAATGTTGTAAGAGCAGCAAAGGTTTCAAGCTCAAAGCGGGACAAACGGGTTTTAACCTGGGAGAGCAATAAGAACCTTAAGACAGTGAAAAACTGCAGCACACAAGGTGAGCTTTCAAGTGCTCACCTCAACAGTCAAACAGAAGTCAGCTGTGCGTCACTGCTGACTGTGGAACTCGTACATAGAAGGATTTATATGTGGGTCCAGGACCCAGGCTTATCTGTGCCCTATGATACCATCGAGCAGAGTAAGGTGCAGAGACATGCTAAGGAGGCTTTCTCTGCACACGTAAAAATCAGGCTGAAGCTGGAACTGAActgcttctcttcctgctttctcctcccaAATATTCAGATTTTAAGTGTGTGCCACAACATCCaactaaataaaacattcttAAAACAGGTTTTTACTATCATTTAAAGTATCCAGAGAAtcttaagttaaaaaagaatttttaaaaaaggtaagaATCTTACGTTGGTGACAAGTAATTTCAGACGGCTAGAACATACCTAAGACACGGGTAACAGTAACAACCCAGAGTTTGACTTCGCAGTCTTGACCACAGGACGCCAACTGGAAAGACTGGAGGCCTTCTCCGCCTAAAAACAGCAaagcagaaaaacacaaagaaataccAAGAAttgataaaacatttaaatcaaGAGGCTCTGATCAGATTGCGGTCTGTTAATGTGACTCATTTATGGCATGTAAACCAGGGATGTTTGTGAGCTAACACTAATCAAATGATTACAGAATTTCTTATGTATTGCATAGTATTATAACCTTAGTCTAAAATTGATGTCTTAAAAAAGTCCTTTTAGGCTCAAAGTTCTGttaacatattattattatatattacaatatttattatatataatattatcaaATAAGCCAGTATTTAGCCATGAAAGCAGAATATCTTCCAACTGAATTTTAGAAGTTACAAGGCTGTCATTAATgcaaaaaagaaattagaaaattcagCTATTTTAAGAATGGTAAATGGTTAATCACACCCAACGTAATTGCCCTTTGAAGTACCAATTCTTAAAAGCCTTCTGTAATGcacacagaataataataattgattttCCATTTGATTTGACCAAGAGGAAAACTTGAATTACATAAATGTAAAATCATATCAATCCAGCTGATCTGCTGGAAAATATGACACAGTTTAGCAGAATTAACCAAATCAAGTTGGCATCTCAGAAGTCGGTCGAAGCTCTTCCACAGCTGCTGCCTAACTGCACAGTCGCCATTTTACACGGTggcttcacatgcacacacaccctcctgGAGGTAAAGGATCGTCccacccggggggggggggtgcttgcTCTCCCGGCTTATGTCACTGCAGACCCTTTGGAAAAGTGAAAACTTCCTTGCCTAGTGAATGTGTCTCTTTGCAATGTTCTTTTTCAACAAGTGCATGGCTTAAAGATGTGGAGAAGGTACCACAAAAATGGGCGAAATGGTTCCTGTCTCTTATAAGTCCTGGGAATAAATAGCACAAAACAATCATCAAAAACATTTAGCTGAATTGGGCAGAGGCGTTTGACGGAAGAATGggttcattaaaataaaacctattaaacatatataaaaggTTAAAAGCGAAAAGATTTCATCTAATCAAGCAATCTTGACAGGCAAGCTCTAGTGTCCACTAGGTAAAGGGCTCAGAGGGAGATTGCTTGAAAAACAAATTCAGTACAAGCAACAGAAGAAGCTGCATGGCAAGACAGTGTAAAGCCGGGACTGGGTTTCTACACTTCAGTCAGGGTTAGGTTCCACATGCTCGACGGAGACTGATGCATTGTGCTTTGGGATTTGAAATTTGCCCTTCATTCTACTTGAATCACTGAGGGCTCTGGAATAAGGGGGATGTGGAAACCACTCTGTCTTCTTGCTGTGCCAGGGCTGCCTCTGGCATCATAGCTAGCTAGCAGCAGGTGGGTACTGAACCCTATGATACACAGACCAGATTTAAAAGGCTTCCtatggtggtggggggggggagtttagtTAATTTGTATCTATTATCATTCAACTGCTATCCACCAGGATTACATAATTTACTCTTGTGGCTCCTCTGTTGCTACAGGTACCTCTGATCTGATGACAAGACtagagggggcagaggcagaatcTCTCCTCTAACACAGGCAATGAAAATGAACAAGGCTAACGGCCTTATCCAATGTCTCTACTGGAAACCAAGAGTTTAGTTTAATCGGGAATTCTtgtctcatctttaaaaaaagaatgagttatGCTGTCAAACATATTAGTCTTTAGAAGATTAAATTAGTAAAGGCGAAATGTTACTTCTATTTCCAATGTGTTgggtgtatatgttcatgtgtgcacatgcacacaggagccAGAGGTCAGTATTAGGTGGCTTCCCACAGACGGTGAGAAACACTCTATCAGCCCCAATCTGAACCCTGCTCATCTGGCTAGGCTCCTGTGCAGGCCCCAGAGTCCCCCTGACTCTGcttcaccagtgctgggattacaggattaCAGGGGCGCACACGCCACTACTGGATTGCTTGGTGGTGCTGGAGACCCAAACGTATGCCTCCTGGCTTGCACAGCAAGTTGCTTAGCAACTTTAGAGCCCCATCCCTTCCTGAATTTATAAATGTTCTGTTTCTacctcaattttaatttttaaaaaaagacagtaaAATCAACTGTGAAGACTAGGCAACTGAACCTATTGTGAGGAGCTGAACTGTCCTGTACAGACTTTAAAAGAGACAGACTTTTCATGTTAGAGTTCTTCCCGATTCATTTTGATCTACAAAGATAAGAGGCACAAGGATGATTCCGAAATAGAATGGAGAGGCCCTCAGTACTAACGATGACATGGAAACTCAAAGGACCAAGTCATAGGAATTGCAGACAGGGATCCCATGCTTAAAAGAGCGAGCCAACCAACCAGAGAGAGGCTGTGAGGAAAAGCTGCAGCAGGTGATGCCGAGATCGTGTGCTTTCTCGCTGTGCAGACACCTCATTCTGTCATCCCACACTGTCAAGTCCCCGCCCGAGGAGCCAGTGACAAAGAGGCCTCCATCAGGAGAAAAGGCACAGGCCACCAATGAGCTGTCCTTGACACTACCACAcctgaaacagaacagaaaaggcaGGCGTGAGGTTCAGAGGCTCTGACTTTCTGTTACAGTCCCTTAGAAGGGACAGAACCAGGATGCCTACACAATAAAGCTTCAGCCGCTACTCACTGACACACTCTCTACAGGGTACAGCAAGGTCTTAAACACAGTAGCCGAGACCCATGAGCCTAGACCACAGAGACCTGAGCTACAGTCTcatatctttatattttcataggCAGTCTATGAGCACATTAAACctcaaagcttaaaaaaaaagcaaaaggcaaCCAAGCCCAACAATGGccttatttaaagatttatttatttattatatgtgagtacactgtagctgtcttcagatgcactagaagagggcatcagatctcattagagatggttgtgagccaccatggggttgctgggatttgaactcaggacccctggaagagtacttcagtgctcttaactgctgagccatctctctagcccacaatGGCCTtgtttaaaatatacagaatgaTTTCTTACTGAAAAGACATGCTATTAAGATTAAAAACCACATTCACTTTCTGTATTCAAATCAGACACTACTAAGACTGTGCCTCAGCAGCCAACAAGTTCGTTAGGAACAAAACCCACGTGGGCACCACAGTTCTCCTGGGAAGACAGTTCAAAGTGCTGTCCTAGCAACACTGTTCCTGGGGGGAGAAAACAAAGCGGTGAGCCCAAGGCCATTAGAGCGCTGTTAATCACTTGCAGGAAGGAACCTGCGCCACAGAGGTGGAAATCACTCCTCGCCAGTGGCAAGCCCTCCTTAGCCAAGTACCCGTCCTTTCTGAGCTGTCTGCTCATGCTAGGTTAACCCTTGAACACCGCTTAAAAGCATCACTTCCTTCAGCTCTGAGACCACAGAGGAGCAGCAATTGTTGCCCAGCTGGGACCCCtgctctgcagacaccaggcagggAGAACATGAGATGATTTCAACTGTTCGCATAAAAAAGGTTTCTAGAGTACTCAATAATTTCAACTAATGCATCAACTACGTCTATTTTaccacaatgaaaaataaagtttgcCGGGCAGTGgcgacgcacgcctttaattccagcacttgggaggcagaggcaggtggtgggtttctgagttcgaggccagcctggtctacaaagtgagttccaggacagccagggttacacagagaaaccctgtctcaacacccccccccccccaagaaagaaagagagagagaaagaaagaaagaaagaaagaaagaaagaaagaaagaaagaaagaaaagaaaagaaaaataaaatttaatcttaACGGGATTCAAGCCAGGCAGGGTTTAAGCAGCCATACCTATATaatttgtatgtctgtgcattccACAAAACAACAGATCCATCGGCAGCCCCTGAAGCCAGGAAGGCCGAGTCTGGGGAAAAGCAGCAAACGCGCACAGGGCTGCCACCCGGCTGCTCCAACACGGTTAGGGTGTGTCCGCTGTGCGTGCTCCACAGCACCGTAGTCCCGTCTGTCGAGCACGATGCTAAAACGTGTCCTGACGGTGAGAAACAACAGCAGTGGACGGCATAGGTGTGAAACTTCAGCGGGGAGTATGGCAGTTCAGCAAAGTCACTTAGGGAATACAGGCGGATGGTCTTGTCCAAGGAGCAGGTGGCCAGGAGGGCAGCGGAGAAGGCGCAGCAGCTGACGTCATCACCGTGATCAGCCAGCGTGTGAATCAGCCTCACCATGTTCCTCACGCAAAGTAAACAGCCTGCGAGTTTTTAAACCAGTCAAAGTTACATGTCACCCTAGAAATCAGGGAAATCCAAGTCTGTGTAAAAGAATCTACCCCACAAAAGTCGCGTTTTTAAGGGCAATTTATTACCTGGGATAATTTGGAGGCAATGattaaacaaaaaacccaagagaaCCTGCTTCACCTTTGGAGCCGAAAAACCAGCTTTACCTCAGACCTGTTAATTGAAAAACGTTACAACTTTTAACTATATCAGCTGATCCCTCCACAAAGAGAGCCAAGGTTATTTGCTTCGCAATATATTTTACTGATGGAGGGAAAACCCCAAAGTCTCCTTCAAACTGTAGCTGTATTGAAAGCTGCCTTGTCGCATGCctttaaaatcccagcactcgggaggcagaggcaggtggatctctgagttcgaggccagcctggtctacaaagtgagttccaggacagcctggtctatacagagaaaccctgactcgaaaacacacacacacacacacacacacacacacacacacaaagaaagaaagaaagctgcctTGTCATGGTCTGCACAAAGACACAAAAGATTCCAGGCAAGGAAACCAAATGCTAATGGAACAGAGTTGTCCAGACCGAACACAATCCAGAAACACAGTTTAAAAACCTAAAATCCAAATTCCTCTCGATAGCTCATAAAAACATACGGTCTGATCCCTTTTTGTAAATTTCAGCAATATTTACtgatttcattttacaaatttttGGTGTTCCTGGTGTTTATTCCGAGGTAATTTTTTAGACTCAGTTTGTAATAATTACAGGTTTTATCAAGACATTTTCATtcagtttgtctttttttaatttctcctctctccttcctgatctCTGGATCCGTTCCTTCTGGAAATAATAGCCTTCTGCCTTCATGTCACgtgtaatatatttaattatatatatatagtgtagtgagtgtgtgtgtgtgtgtgtagtgtatgagtgtttgcctgaatgcatgCTTATATTCATGCATGCGGCATCTGCAGAGAGCCAAAGaggaccctggaactggaggtacaggcaactgaactgccatgtgggtgctgggaatcaaacccaggtcctctggaagagccaccagG
The DNA window shown above is from Mus pahari chromosome 3, PAHARI_EIJ_v1.1, whole genome shotgun sequence and carries:
- the Wdsub1 gene encoding WD repeat, SAM and U-box domain-containing protein 1 isoform X1, translated to MVRLIHTLADHGDDVSCCAFSAALLATCSLDKTIRLYSLSDFAELPYSPLKFHTYAVHCCCFSPSGHVLASCSTDGTTVLWSTHSGHTLTVLEQPGGSPVRVCCFSPDSAFLASGAADGSVVLWNAQTYKLYRCGSVKDSSLVACAFSPDGGLFVTGSSGGDLTVWDDRMRCLHSEKAHDLGITCCSFSSQPLSGGEGLQSFQLASCGQDCEVKLWVVTVTRVLGFELKYKSTLSGHCAPVLACAFSHDGKMLASGSVDKSVIIYGIGPQSVLHTLTQHTRYVTTCAFAPNTLLLATGSMDKTVNIWQFDLEASCQAGSVNAPLRHFTEDWSEEDVSGWLRAQGLEDLVGIFRANNIDGKELLHLTKESLAGDLKIESLGLRSKVLRSIEELRAKMDSLSSGIPDEFICPITRELMKDPVIASDGYSYEREAMENWIHKKKRTSPMTNLALPSLVLTPNRTLKMAINRWLETHEK
- the Wdsub1 gene encoding WD repeat, SAM and U-box domain-containing protein 1 isoform X2 — its product is MVRLIHTLADHGDDVSCCAFSAALLATCSLDKTIRLYSLSDFAELPYSPLKFHTYAVHCCCFSPSGHVLASCSTDGTTVLWSTHSGHTLTVLEQPGGSPVRVCCFSPDSAFLASGAADGSVVLWNAQTYKLYRCGSVKDSSLVACAFSPDGGLFVTGSSGGDLTVWDDRMRCLHSEKAHDLGITCCSFSSQPLSGGEGLQSFQLASCGQDCEVKLWVVTVTRVLGFELKYKSTLSGHCAPVLACAFSHDGKMLASGSVDKSVIIYGIGPQSVLHTLTQHTRYVTTCAFAPNTLLLATGSMDKTVNIWQFDLEASCQGSVNAPLRHFTEDWSEEDVSGWLRAQGLEDLVGIFRANNIDGKELLHLTKESLAGDLKIESLGLRSKVLRSIEELRAKMDSLSSGIPDEFICPITRELMKDPVIASDGYSYEREAMENWIHKKKRTSPMTNLALPSLVLTPNRTLKMAINRWLETHEK